In the Desulfobacterales bacterium genome, one interval contains:
- the rfbB gene encoding dTDP-glucose 4,6-dehydratase, translating into MQNLLVTGGCGFIGANFIRYLLSESDFDGRIINVDALTYAGNAENLAGVEMAYPKRYVFVKADICDRDAMAGIFDEYRIDGVCHFAAESHVDRSIDAPAAFVQTNIVGTFILLEQARKHFRRLSRFHHVSTDEVYGSLSAEGFFTEKTAYRPNSPYSASKAASDHLVRAYGHTYDLPVTISNCSNNYGPYQFPEKLIPLMILNALSGKPLPVYGDGLNIRDWLFVEDHCRAVWLIMKEGLRGETYNVGGACEKKNIDVVRIICDLLDEMAPRLRSGPRRNLVTFVKDRPGHDRRYAIDFSKLHKSLGWSPLASFESQMQRTILWYLNHADWVERVQSGEYARWVEMHYGGGPLERSA; encoded by the coding sequence ATGCAAAATCTGTTAGTTACGGGTGGTTGTGGTTTTATCGGGGCGAATTTTATCCGGTATCTGTTATCCGAATCGGATTTTGACGGCCGTATTATCAATGTGGATGCGCTCACTTACGCCGGCAATGCAGAAAACCTGGCAGGAGTGGAGATGGCTTATCCAAAACGCTATGTTTTCGTCAAAGCCGATATTTGCGATCGGGATGCCATGGCCGGGATTTTTGATGAATACCGGATTGACGGGGTGTGTCATTTTGCGGCTGAATCCCATGTGGATCGCTCCATCGATGCGCCAGCCGCCTTTGTTCAGACCAATATCGTCGGAACGTTTATATTGTTGGAACAGGCCCGAAAGCATTTCCGGCGGCTTTCTCGTTTTCATCATGTCAGCACGGACGAAGTCTACGGTTCGTTGTCGGCAGAGGGCTTTTTTACGGAAAAAACCGCTTATCGGCCAAACAGCCCCTATTCGGCCTCCAAGGCCGCATCCGATCATCTGGTGCGCGCCTATGGCCATACCTATGATCTGCCCGTCACGATTTCGAATTGCTCCAATAATTACGGCCCGTACCAATTTCCCGAAAAACTGATTCCCTTGATGATTTTAAACGCCCTTTCGGGAAAGCCGCTTCCGGTATATGGGGACGGGCTGAACATTCGCGACTGGCTTTTTGTCGAGGATCATTGCCGCGCGGTCTGGCTGATTATGAAAGAAGGGTTGCGGGGAGAAACCTACAATGTGGGGGGCGCGTGTGAAAAGAAAAATATCGACGTGGTGCGGATCATTTGTGATTTGTTGGATGAAATGGCGCCTCGGTTGAGGTCTGGGCCGCGAAGAAATCTGGTGACGTTCGTCAAAGACCGCCCCGGACACGACCGCCGGTATGCCATTGATTTTTCAAAACTTCATAAGTCGTTGGGATGGTCGCCGCTCGCCTCCTTTGAATCGCAGATGCAACGGACCATTCTATGGTATCTGAATCATGCGGACTGGGTCGAACGGGTCCAAAGCGGAGAGTATGCCCGCTGGGTGGAAATGCATTACGGAGGGGGCCCCTTGGAAAGGAGTGCATGA
- a CDS encoding zinc ribbon domain-containing protein — MPIYEYHCEACNRDFECLVFSGETPCCPKCKGEDVHRLMSACGFMSKSGSGETVSRSAGASACGGCSATNCGSCGH; from the coding sequence ATGCCTATTTACGAATATCACTGCGAAGCCTGCAACCGGGATTTTGAATGTCTGGTGTTTAGCGGCGAAACGCCTTGTTGCCCGAAATGCAAGGGTGAAGATGTTCACCGCCTCATGTCGGCCTGCGGCTTTATGAGCAAATCGGGAAGCGGAGAAACCGTCAGCCGATCCGCCGGCGCTTCTGCCTGCGGCGGGTGCAGCGCCACCAACTGCGGGAGTTGTGGCCACTGA
- the selA gene encoding L-seryl-tRNA(Sec) selenium transferase, translating to MPHLSKPQQEALRAIPGVDRMLELAQARISLSGAPKSIITSAIRESLETLRSAILMGKENSEAHGSEPLFEMSILQQVEQLVARAMTPNLRRVINATGVVVHTNLGRSLLAEAAIENLTQISKWYSNLEFDLETGNRGSRYSAVENLLCELTGAEAAMVVNNNAAAVLLCLNTLARGKHAIVSRGELVEIGGAFRIPDVMIKSGAILKEVGTTNRTHLRDYEAAITPETGLLLKVHASNFCVVGFTASVPLKDLVALGKKHHMPVMEDLGSGTLIDFSRYGLPHKEPTVQESVAAGADVITFSGDKLLGGPQAGIILGQKPMIAAIRQNSLTRALRIDKLTLAALESTLRLYRDEKKAVPGIPTLRMLTLSLETITARAHALAESLNAIADDRLSVQLLDLFSKVGGGALPLLNLPTVCIGISVHTLSARAIERFMRQFTPPIIGRIEADTVLLDPRTIQEDEAPLIEMAVRALLDKHPAGNRP from the coding sequence ATGCCCCACTTAAGCAAACCGCAACAAGAGGCGTTAAGAGCCATCCCCGGCGTCGATCGCATGCTTGAGCTGGCTCAGGCAAGGATATCCCTTTCCGGAGCGCCCAAATCCATCATCACCAGCGCCATTCGCGAAAGCCTTGAAACCCTCAGATCCGCCATTTTGATGGGCAAAGAAAATTCTGAAGCACACGGGTCCGAGCCATTATTCGAGATGAGTATCCTTCAACAAGTTGAACAGCTGGTCGCACGCGCCATGACGCCCAATCTGCGTCGCGTGATCAACGCCACCGGGGTTGTGGTGCATACCAATTTGGGCCGCTCCCTCTTGGCCGAAGCCGCCATTGAAAATCTGACACAAATTTCGAAATGGTATTCGAACCTGGAATTTGATCTCGAAACCGGGAACCGGGGCTCGCGATACAGCGCCGTGGAGAATCTGTTATGTGAGCTCACCGGCGCAGAAGCCGCCATGGTGGTGAACAACAATGCCGCTGCCGTGCTGCTCTGCCTCAACACCCTTGCCAGGGGAAAGCACGCCATCGTGTCCAGGGGCGAGCTGGTAGAAATCGGCGGCGCTTTCAGAATTCCGGATGTTATGATAAAAAGCGGCGCGATCCTGAAAGAAGTCGGCACAACCAACCGGACCCATCTGCGGGATTATGAGGCGGCCATCACACCGGAAACCGGATTGTTACTCAAAGTTCACGCCAGCAATTTCTGCGTAGTCGGCTTTACCGCATCGGTACCATTGAAAGACCTTGTGGCCCTTGGAAAAAAGCACCATATGCCGGTCATGGAAGATCTGGGCAGCGGCACACTCATTGATTTTTCCAGATACGGTCTTCCTCATAAAGAGCCGACCGTTCAGGAATCCGTCGCCGCCGGCGCCGATGTGATCACCTTCAGCGGAGACAAACTGCTGGGCGGCCCGCAGGCCGGCATTATTCTCGGTCAAAAACCGATGATAGCGGCCATTCGGCAAAACTCTCTGACACGCGCCCTTCGAATTGACAAGCTGACCCTTGCAGCCCTGGAAAGCACCTTGCGCCTATATCGCGATGAAAAAAAGGCCGTTCCCGGTATTCCCACATTGCGAATGCTGACCCTATCCCTTGAAACGATAACCGCCAGGGCGCACGCGCTGGCTGAATCGCTGAACGCCATCGCGGATGATCGGCTTTCCGTACAATTATTAGACCTCTTTTCAAAAGTAGGCGGCGGCGCCCTGCCGCTGTTAAATCTACCGACCGTTTGCATCGGAATTTCGGTCCATACGCTCTCGGCCCGGGCGATCGAACGCTTTATGCGACAATTCACCCCGCCTATCATCGGCCGCATTGAAGCGGACACAGTCCTCCTGGACCCCAGGACCATTCAGGAAGACGAGGCCCCTCTGATCGAAATGGCTGTGAGGGCACTCCTGGACAAACACCCGGCAGGAAATAGACCATGA
- the hemC gene encoding hydroxymethylbilane synthase: protein MGASIRIGTRGSQLALWQANWVKDALIQTHPSLCVALSIIKTKGDKIQDVPLAQIGSSALFVKEIEAALSDGSVDVAVHSMKDMPSQLAEGLCIGAIPEREQAEDVLIAKGGKRFSKLPPGAKIGTSSLRRGAQLLHARPDICLLPIRGNLDTRIRKLDTEDLDAIVVAAAGVKRLNFTHRITEYLDASLMLPAVGQGALCLEIRQNDAASAAVVSVLNHAPTHAVVTAERAFLGQLGGTCQVPLAAHGHIEKDVLRLHGLVAALDGKKILRDQVSGPIDQAEALGIALATQLVARGAHDILKDILSPEQFKALGKRG, encoded by the coding sequence ATGGGGGCGTCTATTCGAATCGGCACCCGCGGCAGCCAACTGGCGTTGTGGCAGGCAAACTGGGTCAAAGATGCCTTAATCCAAACACATCCCTCTCTGTGCGTGGCATTATCCATCATCAAAACCAAAGGGGACAAAATTCAGGATGTCCCACTGGCACAAATCGGCAGCAGCGCGCTTTTCGTCAAGGAAATCGAGGCCGCCCTTTCAGACGGCAGCGTGGATGTGGCCGTCCACAGCATGAAAGACATGCCCTCCCAACTGGCCGAAGGGTTATGCATCGGCGCCATTCCGGAGCGTGAACAGGCAGAGGATGTCCTTATTGCCAAAGGCGGAAAACGCTTTTCCAAACTGCCGCCGGGCGCAAAAATCGGCACGAGCAGCCTTCGCCGGGGCGCGCAACTGCTGCATGCCAGGCCGGACATTTGTCTTCTTCCCATTCGCGGCAATCTGGACACCCGCATTCGCAAACTCGACACGGAAGACCTGGATGCGATCGTGGTAGCGGCCGCCGGCGTGAAACGCCTTAACTTTACTCACCGAATTACGGAATACCTGGACGCCTCTCTGATGCTTCCGGCGGTTGGCCAAGGCGCCTTATGCCTTGAAATCAGACAAAATGATGCGGCAAGCGCCGCAGTGGTATCTGTTCTGAATCACGCCCCCACGCACGCGGTTGTTACGGCGGAACGGGCCTTTCTGGGTCAATTGGGCGGTACCTGCCAGGTGCCCCTGGCGGCGCATGGCCACATCGAAAAAGATGTCTTGAGGCTGCACGGGCTTGTGGCCGCATTGGACGGGAAAAAAATCCTTCGGGACCAGGTATCCGGCCCGATTGACCAAGCGGAGGCGCTTGGCATCGCCCTTGCCACGCAATTGGTGGCACGAGGCGCCCATGACATTCTTAAAGATATCTTAAGTCCGGAACAGTTTAAGGCGCTTGGCAAAAGAGGATAG
- a CDS encoding tetratricopeptide repeat protein yields the protein MTFKPLDMYHPISTESQFLLSSTDAPEKTAPSGIDPDSLKPAFPELITGQALVTASLKRLAAQEVFSILVLRLDPIAEEKAGTALLALAEAIDTECAAETGWWGIIDSSLFVSFFPDKNDQACLETGQVLNSRLAAAMNATVSGGIGAFPTADYSRNQILDNAYKALDHAAFFGPGSLVLFDDVSLNISGDHLFQKGDIPGAMAEFEKALLLAPANVNVCNSLGVCHSLLGNFDRAQEMFQRALALAPDEFMAHYNLGLVHLLTDNREVALRNFLEAHRLGGDVYEVALQTGRLYLEINNPTEAFSYLQKALQLQPGALAFRLMGDYYSVLSQNEDAFNAYRQAVKLNPNDAAALSALGLLYEDKGENPEIGALFCEKSIEIAPNEGKFRHRLGKLYLKQNRLEDALAAFQAAMERGYDSTRYIEEINNLRDVTQDQAC from the coding sequence ATGACCTTCAAACCCCTTGATATGTATCACCCCATCAGCACCGAAAGTCAGTTTTTGTTATCCAGCACGGATGCTCCCGAAAAAACAGCGCCATCCGGAATCGATCCCGATTCTCTTAAGCCGGCTTTCCCGGAACTGATTACGGGGCAGGCGCTCGTCACTGCTTCGTTGAAAAGACTCGCGGCTCAGGAGGTTTTCAGTATTCTGGTGTTGCGTCTTGATCCGATCGCAGAGGAGAAGGCCGGAACGGCTCTCCTGGCGCTCGCGGAAGCAATCGATACCGAATGCGCTGCGGAAACCGGCTGGTGGGGTATCATCGATTCGAGCCTTTTTGTCAGCTTTTTCCCGGACAAAAACGATCAAGCGTGTTTGGAAACAGGACAAGTGCTAAACAGCCGCCTTGCCGCAGCGATGAATGCAACCGTTTCCGGCGGCATCGGCGCATTTCCGACAGCTGATTATTCACGAAACCAAATTCTCGATAACGCTTATAAAGCATTGGATCACGCCGCATTTTTCGGACCCGGCAGTCTCGTCCTATTCGATGACGTGAGCCTGAATATCAGCGGCGACCACCTGTTCCAAAAAGGGGATATTCCCGGCGCCATGGCGGAATTCGAAAAAGCGCTGCTTCTGGCACCGGCAAACGTCAATGTCTGCAACAGCCTCGGGGTTTGCCATAGCCTGCTGGGAAATTTTGACCGGGCGCAAGAGATGTTTCAGCGCGCATTGGCACTGGCTCCGGATGAATTCATGGCACACTATAACCTGGGGCTGGTTCATCTTCTCACGGACAACCGTGAGGTGGCGCTACGCAACTTCCTGGAAGCCCACCGGCTCGGTGGCGATGTTTACGAGGTGGCGCTTCAAACGGGACGGCTCTATCTGGAAATCAACAACCCGACGGAGGCTTTTTCCTATTTACAAAAAGCGCTTCAGCTTCAACCGGGAGCCCTTGCCTTTCGGCTGATGGGAGATTATTATTCGGTCCTGTCCCAAAACGAGGACGCGTTTAACGCCTATCGGCAGGCGGTCAAACTTAACCCCAACGATGCAGCCGCCCTGTCGGCCCTGGGCCTGCTCTATGAAGATAAGGGGGAAAACCCCGAAATCGGCGCTCTTTTTTGTGAAAAAAGCATTGAAATCGCCCCCAATGAAGGCAAATTCAGGCATCGGCTGGGAAAACTTTATTTGAAACAAAACCGGCTCGAAGACGCGCTGGCAGCCTTTCAGGCCGCAATGGAACGTGGATATGATTCAACCCGCTATATCGAAGAGATTAATAACCTCCGTGATGTTACACAGGATCAGGCGTGCTGA
- a CDS encoding HDOD domain-containing protein, translating into MDRYHVSAGTSLVSRSKPLVLSASLGTCVSVALFDVKNQVGGLIHLLLPEPISTEGARFPEKYASTGLPAFIQALLREGASLESMQGVIAGGALVGPLMAQDLSLDIGGRTAEIVKTILSQAGIPIIKSETGGFFTCRISLNLQTFKTEIEPIALERYKPDQKPIVPSPEKISKALDHIFPIPQVALKILRLVEEDNYDLGAIADEVKKDQVISAKTLQLCNSALFSRGKPIDTLDHAILLLGRDLLVQLVVSAAVKGFFDLKGHGYSLCKGGLFYHAIGTAQVAAILAATAGKATKASAYTAGLLHDIGKVVLDQYISSAFPLFYRNLVDLNKNSIEVEQEILGIDHTKVGRMLAEKWSFPNSLIHVIEHHHSPENEETYSNLAHMVYLADLLITKFHPGLEMERMDGNNLDQRLQKIGLSASRLPEIVDLIPPSVFLNTSETFARVG; encoded by the coding sequence ATGGATCGATACCATGTCTCAGCCGGAACAAGCCTTGTTTCCAGATCAAAGCCGTTGGTGCTGAGTGCATCGTTGGGAACGTGCGTTAGCGTTGCCTTGTTCGATGTGAAAAATCAAGTGGGCGGACTCATTCATTTATTGCTTCCCGAACCAATTTCAACCGAAGGCGCCCGATTTCCGGAAAAATATGCATCGACCGGGTTGCCGGCCTTTATTCAGGCATTGCTTCGAGAAGGCGCCTCTCTGGAAAGCATGCAGGGGGTGATTGCCGGCGGCGCGCTGGTGGGTCCGCTAATGGCGCAGGATCTGTCGCTGGATATCGGCGGCAGAACCGCAGAAATTGTCAAGACCATACTCTCACAGGCCGGTATCCCCATTATAAAATCCGAAACCGGCGGGTTTTTTACCTGTCGAATCAGTCTGAATCTGCAAACATTCAAAACCGAAATCGAGCCCATCGCTCTTGAACGTTACAAACCGGATCAAAAACCGATCGTTCCCTCTCCTGAAAAAATCAGCAAAGCGCTTGATCATATTTTCCCCATCCCCCAAGTAGCGCTGAAAATTTTGCGTCTGGTGGAGGAAGACAATTACGATCTGGGCGCCATTGCCGATGAAGTTAAAAAAGATCAGGTGATCAGCGCGAAAACGCTTCAATTGTGCAACTCCGCATTGTTTTCCAGAGGCAAACCCATTGACACCCTGGATCATGCCATTCTTCTTTTGGGCCGGGATCTTTTGGTGCAGTTAGTGGTATCAGCGGCGGTCAAAGGTTTTTTTGATCTTAAGGGGCATGGATACTCCCTGTGCAAGGGAGGACTGTTCTATCATGCCATTGGAACGGCTCAGGTCGCGGCCATTCTGGCAGCCACCGCCGGAAAGGCCACAAAAGCCTCCGCCTACACGGCCGGTCTGCTCCACGATATCGGAAAGGTGGTTCTCGATCAGTATATCTCATCGGCCTTTCCGCTCTTTTATCGCAATTTGGTCGACCTGAACAAAAACAGCATCGAAGTCGAGCAGGAAATACTCGGAATTGACCATACGAAAGTCGGACGCATGCTGGCTGAAAAGTGGTCTTTCCCGAATTCCCTGATTCATGTGATCGAACATCATCATTCACCGGAAAATGAGGAAACCTATTCGAATTTAGCGCATATGGTGTATCTGGCGGATTTGCTCATCACGAAATTTCATCCCGGGCTTGAGATGGAGCGTATGGACGGCAACAACCTGGACCAACGGCTGCAAAAAATCGGCCTTTCGGCCAGCCGGCTGCCGGAGATTGTGGATTTAATCCCACCATCCGTTTTTCTCAACACATCGGAAACATTTGCTCGTGTCGGATAA
- a CDS encoding UTP--glucose-1-phosphate uridylyltransferase, translating to MPHSKQHDNLTRFVTKMESAGLPQLVIEDFRRFYNKILAGETGMIPESEIQPVAREALFHADELESFKSAGKKMLPKTVMIKLNGGLGTSMGLKKAKSLIKVKNGLTFLEIIVNQARLQGVQLTLMNSFNTHADTLAMLKRMRPSSLPYQFLQHRFPKILKQDLSPASCLSNPEMEWNPPGHGDVFTALVTSGTLETLLAKGITHAFISNVDNLGATIDHALLGYFAEQQFPFMMEVAERTASDQKGGALGQAPEWSTGPEGNRAVPNG from the coding sequence ATGCCGCATTCCAAACAGCATGACAATTTAACCCGTTTTGTGACGAAAATGGAGTCTGCAGGGTTGCCACAATTGGTAATTGAAGATTTCCGCCGCTTTTACAATAAGATTTTGGCGGGTGAAACCGGCATGATTCCGGAAAGCGAAATTCAGCCAGTGGCCCGTGAAGCACTTTTTCATGCGGACGAGCTTGAATCGTTTAAGTCCGCAGGAAAAAAGATGTTGCCCAAGACGGTGATGATTAAGCTCAACGGCGGCCTTGGAACCAGCATGGGGCTGAAAAAAGCCAAATCATTAATCAAAGTCAAAAATGGGCTAACCTTTCTGGAAATCATCGTCAATCAGGCGCGCCTTCAAGGCGTTCAGCTCACACTCATGAACAGTTTCAACACCCATGCCGATACCCTGGCCATGCTTAAACGAATGAGGCCATCGTCCCTTCCCTATCAGTTTTTACAGCACAGGTTTCCGAAAATTCTAAAGCAAGATCTTTCCCCCGCCTCGTGCCTGTCAAACCCGGAGATGGAATGGAACCCTCCCGGCCATGGGGATGTGTTTACCGCGCTGGTGACTTCCGGTACATTGGAAACGCTTCTGGCAAAGGGAATTACCCACGCCTTTATTTCCAATGTTGACAATCTGGGCGCCACCATTGATCACGCCTTGCTGGGGTATTTTGCCGAGCAACAGTTTCCCTTTATGATGGAAGTGGCTGAACGGACAGCAAGCGATCAGAAGGGGGGGGCACTTGGCCAGGCACCTGAATGGTCGACTGGTCCTGAGGGAAATCGCGCAGTGCCCAACGGATGA
- a CDS encoding UTP--glucose-1-phosphate uridylyltransferase, translated as MARHLNGRLVLREIAQCPTDDLKYFKDIQRHSFFNTNNIWINLALLKERMKTRNRLDLPLILNAKTLDPRDDTSPEVYQVETAMGAAISLFEGATAVKVPRSRFVPVKKTSDLMVVRSDCFKLSPDQRVAIEPAVARPPSVRLSQRFFGKIDHFDQRLTFVPSLKACNFLEVEGDVRFEPMVALRGEVTIRNYSPYQGVIHAGSVLQGEIRL; from the coding sequence TTGGCCAGGCACCTGAATGGTCGACTGGTCCTGAGGGAAATCGCGCAGTGCCCAACGGATGATTTAAAGTATTTTAAGGACATTCAACGGCATTCCTTTTTTAACACCAACAATATCTGGATCAACCTGGCGCTTCTCAAAGAGCGAATGAAAACTCGGAATAGGCTGGATTTGCCGTTGATTTTAAATGCCAAAACCCTTGACCCGCGGGATGACACCAGCCCTGAAGTCTATCAGGTGGAAACCGCCATGGGCGCGGCCATTTCGCTTTTTGAAGGGGCCACAGCCGTCAAAGTACCCCGGTCTCGCTTTGTGCCCGTCAAAAAAACCAGCGATCTGATGGTTGTTCGTTCGGACTGCTTTAAGCTAAGCCCGGATCAACGGGTTGCTATCGAACCTGCGGTGGCCCGCCCGCCGTCGGTGCGCCTGTCACAACGATTTTTCGGCAAAATTGATCATTTTGATCAGCGCCTGACATTTGTTCCTTCGTTGAAAGCGTGCAACTTCCTGGAGGTGGAGGGGGATGTTCGGTTTGAGCCGATGGTGGCACTCAGGGGAGAGGTGACCATCAGAAATTACTCTCCTTATCAGGGGGTGATTCACGCGGGCAGCGTTTTGCAAGGTGAAATTAGGTTATAA
- the cobA gene encoding uroporphyrinogen-III C-methyltransferase has protein sequence MSGKVYLVGAGPGDPDLISVRGLKCIQAADVIIYDYLASPALLKHAPAAAELIYVGKKGGYHTQSQESINALIVEKAMTGATVARLKGGDPYIFGRGGEEAQVLVERGIAFEVVPGVTSAIAAAAYAGIPLTHRDFTSTLAFVTGHENPGKNGSSIDWEALAKGVGTIVFFMGVKNLPQITRQLVAHGKPADTPVALIRWGTTSRQVTVVGTLETIVEKVANAKLKPPAITVIGEVVRLRETLNWFENRPLFGKTIVVTRAREQASDLVERLSDSGAECLECPTIKIVPLEDNAPLLQAMDHLADYDWLIFTSVNGVKFFFQTLFETGRDARALGNIGTAVIGPATAQCLLNNGLRADIVPSSYRAESVIEAFAKENIQGKKILLPRALEARPILPVELTRMGAQVDEVPVYRTLKDLDNAVDLVARLEEGSIDMITFTSSSTAKNFKALLPEDRFSDLLDGVTIAAIGPITADTAASLGMPAQLVADTYTIDGLCNAILSYYHPR, from the coding sequence ATGAGCGGTAAAGTCTATCTGGTGGGTGCGGGTCCCGGAGATCCGGATCTTATTTCGGTTAGAGGCCTAAAATGCATTCAAGCGGCGGATGTCATTATTTATGATTATCTCGCCTCCCCTGCCCTCTTAAAACACGCACCGGCCGCGGCCGAATTAATTTACGTCGGCAAAAAAGGCGGCTATCACACCCAAAGTCAGGAAAGCATCAATGCGCTCATCGTTGAAAAAGCCATGACCGGCGCAACGGTGGCCCGGCTAAAAGGGGGAGACCCTTATATATTCGGCAGGGGCGGTGAGGAAGCCCAGGTACTGGTTGAGCGGGGAATTGCCTTTGAAGTGGTTCCGGGAGTCACCTCGGCCATTGCCGCTGCGGCGTATGCGGGTATTCCGCTGACCCATCGGGACTTCACCTCCACACTGGCCTTTGTGACCGGGCATGAAAACCCGGGGAAAAACGGGTCGAGCATCGACTGGGAGGCCCTTGCCAAGGGGGTCGGCACCATTGTCTTTTTCATGGGCGTTAAAAACCTGCCGCAAATCACTCGCCAGCTCGTGGCGCACGGCAAACCGGCGGATACGCCGGTGGCGCTCATTCGCTGGGGAACCACCTCCCGACAGGTCACGGTTGTGGGCACGCTGGAAACCATTGTTGAAAAGGTAGCCAACGCCAAATTGAAACCGCCGGCCATTACCGTCATCGGTGAGGTCGTCCGATTGCGTGAAACGCTGAACTGGTTTGAAAACCGACCCCTTTTCGGTAAAACCATCGTGGTGACCCGCGCCAGGGAGCAGGCCAGCGATCTGGTGGAACGCCTCTCGGACTCGGGCGCCGAGTGCCTGGAATGCCCGACCATAAAAATCGTGCCGCTCGAAGACAATGCGCCGCTCTTGCAGGCCATGGATCACCTTGCCGACTATGACTGGCTTATTTTTACCAGCGTAAATGGCGTTAAATTCTTTTTTCAAACGTTATTTGAAACCGGCCGGGATGCACGCGCCCTGGGTAATATCGGCACGGCGGTCATCGGACCCGCTACGGCGCAATGCCTTCTGAATAACGGTCTTCGCGCCGATATCGTGCCATCCAGCTACCGGGCCGAATCCGTTATCGAGGCGTTTGCCAAAGAGAATATTCAGGGGAAAAAAATATTGCTTCCCCGAGCGCTGGAGGCGCGGCCCATTCTTCCCGTGGAGCTGACCCGCATGGGCGCGCAGGTGGACGAGGTTCCTGTATACCGTACCCTTAAAGACCTGGACAATGCAGTCGATCTGGTAGCACGTCTGGAAGAAGGCTCGATCGACATGATCACCTTTACCAGTTCTTCGACGGCGAAAAATTTCAAGGCGCTTTTGCCCGAGGATCGTTTTTCCGATCTGCTCGACGGGGTCACCATTGCCGCCATCGGCCCCATCACGGCCGACACCGCTGCATCCCTGGGCATGCCCGCGCAACTCGTGGCGGATACCTACACCATTGATGGACTTTGTAATGCGATTTTATCTTATTATCACCCGAGATAG
- a CDS encoding response regulator transcription factor produces MKEYAIVLADDHVMMREGIKTLINAAKGLKVIAEAGDGLELLKLLKKTTPDMVVLDISMPGLRGFEAAKEIRDRYPDIQILFLSMHKSSEFLFMALEAGAQGYLLKDDTAKELLRAIEEIRNGRTYLSPKLSMEFPTEIIGICRGDHKAAPSPLTHRERQILKLIAEGNSDRQISEKLFISLRTAQRHRFNIRTKLSLKSTADLVRYAITKGYTTSTA; encoded by the coding sequence ATGAAAGAATATGCCATTGTGCTCGCAGATGATCATGTGATGATGCGAGAAGGCATTAAAACACTGATCAACGCCGCCAAGGGGTTAAAGGTCATCGCAGAAGCCGGTGACGGGCTGGAACTGCTTAAGCTATTGAAAAAAACCACGCCGGACATGGTGGTTCTCGACATCAGCATGCCCGGTCTGCGCGGTTTTGAGGCTGCCAAAGAAATTCGGGACCGCTATCCGGATATCCAAATCTTGTTTTTAAGTATGCATAAAAGCAGCGAATTTCTCTTTATGGCCCTTGAGGCCGGCGCTCAGGGGTATTTACTGAAAGATGATACCGCCAAAGAGCTCTTGCGCGCCATCGAAGAAATCCGGAACGGGCGCACCTATCTGTCACCCAAATTATCCATGGAATTTCCCACGGAGATAATCGGTATCTGCCGCGGCGACCATAAGGCCGCGCCCAGCCCGCTGACGCATCGGGAACGTCAGATTCTAAAGCTGATCGCTGAAGGAAACTCCGATCGCCAGATCAGTGAAAAGCTGTTCATCAGCCTGCGAACAGCCCAGCGCCATCGTTTCAATATTCGAACAAAGCTAAGTCTTAAAAGCACCGCCGATCTGGTCCGATACGCCATCACCAAGGGCTATACCACGAGCACGGCTTGA